Within the Govania unica genome, the region CGATTGGTCGCGGCCTGATAACGCACTTTCGACACATTGCAGCCAACAGTCCAGCGCGCTTTTTCCGCCAGCGTTTTTGAATCAAGCGTCAGAATGATCTGATCATACCGGGCCGGGGCGAACAGCCGCCCTTTGCCGTCATGGGCCGGATCATCCATCTTGCGGAACGGAAACACGGTCTTGCCAATCTGCTGGCCGGTTTTCGCATCGAGCGTATACCAGGTGGCTTCCTTGGCCCGCGTCGAGGTGATCGCATGCACGCGTTTGGTCGCCGGGTCATAGACCGCGCTGTTCAATCCGCCATTCGCATCAAGCTTGACCCGGGCGATCGGCTTCAGGGTTTGAAGGTCGATGCTCAGCAACGAACCATCGGTCATGGCGATGTAGCCGCGATTGTAATCGGGCAGCAACAGGGGCCCGTTCGCGTCTTTCGAATTTTCGATGGTGGCGACGGCGCTCTGGCTGTCCACGTCATAGAGCGTCAGCCCGTCATCGGCGCGGGCCATGAACAGCCGGTTGGTGCCGGGTTGAAACTTGATGTAATCCCATCCGGTATTGCTGCTTGGCAGCATAACCGTGCGCTCGACGCGATAGAGCAGGGTCTCGGCCGACAAAGGCCCGGCCGCCATCAGGCAGCTTGCGGCAGCGAGAATAATGGATTTAAATTTCATGCGTCCCTCCTGTATTTGAAACCGCGCCGACGATAAAAGCCCGCGTCTGACGGGAAGCTGACAGCCTGATCACGCTACCTCTGGACATGGCGCGGCGGCAGGTCGAAATCTATCTGATCAGGGCCAATGACTATCGCGGCCCGGCCAAGCAGCAGCGCCGCCCATAAAATTCGCCCCGCCTGGTCTGACAAAAAAGCTGTCATCCCGGGCAGGGCGAAGACTATTTAAATTTTACCGGATCAGGCCGTCACGCCTTTTGATGAGCTTCAACCGCGTCCATCACCCGCGCCGAATAAACGAGAGCCGCCCCGGCATTCAAAGCGATGGCAACGCCCAGAGCCTCGGCGATTTCCTCCCGCGTGGCGCCCTGTGTCAGGGCCGCTTTGCTGTGAAAGGTGATGCAGCCGTCGCAGCGCGTGGTCACCGCCACCGCGAGCCCGATCAATTCCCGTGTTTTTGCGTCAAGATGTCCGGTTTTCGCGCCCGCCCCGGACAGGACCTGATATCCCGCCAGAGTATCGGGGCTCAGTTTTCCAAGTTCGCCCATACGGGCCATGAGTTCTTTTTTATAGGCCACCCAGTCGAGCATGATGCAGCTCCTTCTGTTGATCACAGGGAACGCGGTACGCAACAGGAAAAGAAAAAACCGCCCCGAATCACATTCTGGCGGCGGTTTCTTCATTGTGAACAAATATAGAACAAAAGCGCGGCGCTGTCAACAGAATTCTGCGCCCTCAATCGACAATGAACACCTCGGCCCCATCCCGCGTGCGGGTGCGGTGGGCGGCATCGCCATGGTCGGCTACGATCCAGCTCATGCCAGGCTTCAGATGAAACTCCCGCCCGTCGCGCAGTTCGACGGTGAGGGTCCCCGTAAGCACATGGATCACATGGCCGCGATTGCACCAATGGTCGGCCAGATAGCCCGCCGCATAATCGACCCGCCGCACCCGAAGCCCGGGAACCTCCCGACTGCGCCAGTCGGCGGACGCCGTCTCGCCGGGATATCGGACCGCGGGCACTTCGTCCCAGTCGATGACTTCAAGGCCGGTGTGCGGAATCTTCACGGATTTATCCTGTCCGGTCATTAACTAGGGATTGTGGGTATTTGCGTTGTTTTTATTGCGCCTTACAAGTTCCGGTCATTATTTTTAATTCGTGAGTATAAGAGAATGGCATCTCAGGAAGCCAGATTCTGATTCTGAGTACGCTATGAATATACGCGCCTGGACCATCGTAATCATCCACAGCTACAAGATCATTTTTATTGTTATCTTCTCTTAATTTTTTCATTTTTAAAGAATTATAAGGTCCGTCTTTAAAAATATAAGGGCCAATTCTCATATGTCCACTATCAGAATCAAACGAAATATTTAGATTTGATTTTATTATTTTTTCTTTATTTATAAGAGTGTTGTCTTCTTGCTTTATTAGGTGTCCAGAATCATTGGTTGCGTAGTATTCCTTTACCTTGCATAAATAAAGTCTACCTGCTATTGCTTCTGTATTCGTAACGTATGTGGCTGAAATAAATATAATTATTGCGTATAAATGTCGCCTTGCCAAGGTGGCGCTGCCTTGGGATCCTTTGATTTCATTAAGAATGGCCAATGTGACTAGTTCCTTTGAAAAATCTCTGGAAATTGGAGGCATAAGCTTCCCTCAACTGGGGAAGTATGAGAACTAATGGCGCAAAACCTTCCTGGGAACAAACATGAAACACATTGTGTTCATGGTCAATAGCCCCTTGCATATTTAGTTTTGAATTTTATGAAGTGTTTTGGTTGTGGTAATTGCTTCATCCGGTGAAAACCTTGAACGATATCAAGGTGAAGGTGTCCTTGATATGGGGCACCACCTGAACCTGTTCGCAGACGAAGCGGCCGATATCCTGCCCGTCCTCCAGATTGAATTTGGCCAGAAGGTCATATTGGCCCGACGTGGAATAGACCTCGGAGACCTCCTCGATTGTGTCGACAAGCGCGTTGGCCACGTCATAGGCCTTGCCAAGGTCGCATTTGATCATCAGGAAAACGGGGCGCATGGGGATCTCCGAAAAATCTCTGTCCAGCCCCCAAGCTAAAAACCCCGGGCCGCGCCGTCCAGTGTTTTCAAGCTTTTGCTCATTTTCCCACCCCGTCATCTCCGCAACCCCTTTCTTGTCATCCCCGCGAAAGCGGGGATCCAGCCTTCGCTTGCCCAGGACTCCCACTCGTCCAGAAATAACGGAGAGGGCCTATCCCACGGCCCTGGATCCCCGCTTTCGCGAGGATGACAGCAGGACGGCCCAATTTGTTTTAAGCCTAAAATATCTCTCGACTCGCAATATATTTCAGGCATAAAATAACTGACGACTCGAGAGGAGACTTTGCGATGAAGATTGTATGCATTGGTGCTGGCCCATCGGGCCTTTATTTCGCGATTTCCATGAAGCTCCGCAACCCTGACCATGACGTCACGGTGATCGAGCGCAACAAGCCCAATGATACTTTCGGCTGGGGCGTTGTGTTCTCGGACGAGACCATGGACAACCTGCGCCGCAACGATCCGGTCAGCGCCGAGGTCATTCTCGACAACTTCGCCCACTGGGACGACATCGACGTCCATGTGAAGGGCAAGGTCGTCACCTCGGGCGGCCACGGCTTCTGCGGCATCGGCCGCATGCGTCTGCTCAATCTGTTGCAGGACCGCGCCCGCGAGCTTGGTGTGAAGCTTGAGTTCGAAACCGAGTTCGAGCTCGCCGACATCGAAACCAAATATGCCGACGCCGATCTGGTGATCGCGTCCGACGGCCTCAATTCGAAAATCCGCAACAGCGATCACGCCGTGTTCCAGGCCGAAGTCGACATGCGCGCGAACAAGTTCGTCTGGCTCGGCACCCACAAGATTTTCGAAGCCTTCACCTTCATCTTCAAGGAAACCGAGCACGGCTGGATCTGGGTCCATGCCTACCGCTTCGACAAGGACACCTCGACCTTCATCGTCGAATGTCAGCCGCATGTCTATGACGCCCTCGGCTTCGCCACCATGAGCCAGGAAGAGAACTGCCGCTTCCTCGAAGAGCTGTTCGCCGAGCATCTCGATGGCAATGAACTCCTCAGCAATGCCAAGCATATTCGCGGCTCGGCCTGGATCAATTTCCCCCGTGTGGTCTGCGGCAACTGGCGCAACGGCCGTGTGGTGCTGCTTGGCGACGCTGCTCATACCGCGCATTTCTCCATCGGCTCGGGCACCAAGCTCGGCCTTGAAGACGCGATGAAGCTGGCCGAGGTTCTGCATTCCGGCATGGATCTCGACACCGGGCTCAAGCATTATCAGGACGTCCGTCATCTCGAAGTTCTGAAGATCCAGAACGCCGCCCGCAATTCCATGGAATGGTTCGAGGAAATCGACCGTTACCTGACCATGCAGCCGGAACAGTTCGCCTATTCGCTGCTGACCCGGTCGCAGCGCGTGAGCCATGAGAACCTCCGCAAGCGCGATCAGATCTGGTTGCAGGGCTATGAAAAATGGTTCGCCGAACATGCAGCCGGTCATGAGCTGCAGCAGCACACGCCGCCCATGTTCACGCCCTTTAAACTGCGCGGCATGGAGCTTCAGAATCGCATCGTGGTTTCGCCCATGTGCATGTATTCGGCCGAAGACGGCACCCCGAATGATTTCCATCTCGCCCATTACGCGGCGCGGGCTCAGGGCGGGGCGGGGCTCATCTATACCGAGATGACCGACGTCTCCGAAAGCGCCCGCATCACCCCGGGCTGCGCCGGTCTTTACACCGACGAACACGAGACGGCGTGGAAGCGCATCGTCGATTATGTTCATACCCACAGCGACGCCAAATTCGCCATCCAGCTGAGCCACGCGGGCCCCAAGGGCTCGACCAAGATCGGCTGGGAAGGTTATGACGTGGCGCTCGATCAGGACAACTGGGAGCTGCTTGCGCCGTCGCCCATCGCCTGGTCGCCGGAAAACCAGACCCCGCGTGAGATGACCCGCGCCGACATGGATGCGGTCAAGGCCGATTTCGTCGCCGCCGCCAAGCGTGCCGAAGCCGCAGGCTTCGACATGATCGAACTTCATGCCGGTCACGGTTATCTGCTGTCGGCCTTCATTTCGCCGCTCACCAACAAGCGCAGTGACGAGTACGGCGGCAGCCTTGAAAATCGTCTGCGCTATCCGCTCGAAGTTTTCCGCGCCATCCGCGCGGTGTGGCCCGAGCAGAAGCCCATGTCGGTGCGCATCTCGGCCACCGACTGGGTCGGCGAAGAAGGAATCACGGCCGATGACGCCGTCGCCGTCGCCCGCGCCTTCACAGCAGCCGGAGCCGACATCATCGACGTCTCCGCCGGTCAGACCTCGACCCGGGCGAAGCCGGTCTATGGTCGCATGTTCCAGACCCCGTTCTCGGACCGCATCCGCAACGAGGCCGGGATTGCCACGCTCGCCGTCGGCAATATCTTTGAGATCGACCATGTGAACAGCATCCTCGCCGCCGGTCGCGCCGATCTCTGCTGTCTCGCCCGGCCGCATCTGGTTGAACCGTTCTGGACCCTGAAGGCGGCGATCCAGCAGAATTATCGTGGTGTTCGCATTCCGCCGCAGTATCTTTCGGGCTTCGAACAATATGAGCGCAACCTGAGCAGAGGCTAAAGCTTTGAGCATATCTCCTCTTGACGGCAAACATGCGGTTGTGACGGGCGGCGGGACCGGGATCGGTGCCGCCGTCGCTGAACGTCTGGCGGCCCTCGGTGCCCGCGTTACCCTGATGGCGCGCAACCGCGACCGTCTGACTGAAAAAGCGCAGGCCATCGGCAACGCCCAGGCCGTCGCCGTCGACATCACCGACGCCGACGCCGTAACCGCCGCCTTCGCCGAGGCGGAAAAGTCCTTCGGCCCGGTGGATATTCTCGTCAACAACGCCGGTGCAGCAGTGGCGGTTCCGTTCCATAAACTGTCGCTTGACGACTGGAACAAGACCATCACCGTCAATCTCAACGGCACCTTCCATTGCATCCGTGCGGTCTATGACGGCATGCGCACGCGGGGCTCGGGCCGCATCATCAATGTGGCGAGCACGGCGGGCCTCACGGGCTATGCCTATGTGTCCGCCTATACCGCGGCAAAACATGGCGTCATCGGCCTGACCCGCTCGCTCGCGCTTGAACTCGCGACCAAGGGCGTCACCGTGAATGCCGTTTGCCCCGGCTATACCGAAACCGAAATCGTGCGTTCGGCCATCGACAATATCGTCGCCAAGACCGGCCGCAGCGAAGCCGAAGCACGGGCCGAGTTGACGGCGCGCAATCCGCAGGGAAAAATGGTGCAGCCGCAGGAAGTGGCCTCGGCCGTTGCCTGGCTCGCTCTGCCGGAACAGGCGGCGATCACGGGGCAAGCCATCGCGGTCGCAGGCGGAGAGGTGATGTAATGGCAAGCGCGCTGGACATTATCGAGGAAAAAGTCAAAGCCGTTCCGGAATCGAAGCAGTCGCTTCGTCTCTGGCTCCGGCTCCTCACCTGTTCCAGCATGATCGAAGAGCGTATGCGTCATATGCTTAAGACGAAATTTGACACCACCCTGCCGCGCTTCGATCTCATGGCCGCTCTTTTTCGTGCCGATGGCGCGGGCGTCACCATGGGGGAACTGTCGCGCTGGCTCATGGTGTCGAACGGCAATGTGACCGGCGTTGCCGAACGTCTGGAGAAAGAGGGACTCATTCTCCGCACACCGTCCCCGACCGACCGCCGCACGCAGATCGTCACCCTGACGCCCGTCGGCCGGGCCGCGTTCGAGCTTTGGGCGGTGGAACATGAAAACTGGATTACTGGACTGCTCGGCGATCTCGATGCCGAGGACATGGATCTTCTGATGGGCTTGCTGGCAAAAGCCAAAAGCTCCGTCGTTCGACATGATGAGGAACAGGACTGATGGAAAATTTTGACGTCTCCGATATGGCTGCCGCTCAGGACTACGCTCCGAAGCATTTCCTCTGGGAAGTGACCGACGGCGTCGCTCTGCTCACCCTCAATCGTCCGGAACGCAAGAACCCGATCACCTTCCAGTCCTATGGTGAAATGCGCGACCTGTTTCGTGCGCTGGTCTACCGCGACGATATCAAGGCGGTGGTCATCACCGGGGCCGAAGGCAATTTTTCGTCCGGCGGCGATGTTCATGACATCATCGGCCCGCTGACCAAAATGGACATGAAGCAGCTGCTTCGCTTCACCCGCATGACCGGCGATCTGGTGAAGGCCATCCGCAACTGCCCGCAGCCGGTGATCGCCGCCATCGACGGCATCTGCGCCGGGGCAGGGGCCGCGATCTCCATGGCCGCCGACATGCGTCTTGGCACGGCGGACTCGAAAACCGCGTTTCTTTTCACCCGCGTTGGTCTTGCTGGCTGCGACATGGGCGCCTGCACCATTCTGCCGCGCATCATCGGTGTTGGCCGCGCTTCGGAACTGCTGTTCACCGGCCGCGCCATGGGCGGGGAGGAAGCCGAACGTTGGGGCTGGCTCAATCGTCTCGTGGCGAAAGACACGCTTCTGGCTGACGCGCTCAAACTCGCGCGCCAATTGGCTGATGGCCCGAACTTCGGCCATAGCATGACCAAGACGGCGATCAATCACCAATGGAGCATGAGCCTCGAGATGGCCATCGAAGCCGAGGCCCAGGCTCAGGCGATCTGCATGCAGACGCAGGATTTCACCCGCGCTTACAACGCGTTCGTAGCCAAAGAAAAACCGAAATTCGAGGGCAACTGATGGCGGACAAAAGCTTTCTCTCCTGGCCTTTTTTCGAAGACCATCATCGCGAGTTTGCCCTCGCTCTAGACGCCTGGGTGCAACAACATATTGCACCCTTGCCGCACAGCCACGACGTCGACGCCGACTGCGCCAAGATTTTGGCGCTATTGGCCGAAGGCGGCTGGCTAACCTCCTGTGTCCCGGCAGAATTTGGCGGGCGCAGCGAGTCTCTTGACGTCCGTTCGTTATGCCTTATCCGCGAGACTCTGGGACGTGTCTCAGGTCTCGCGGACTTTGTCTTCGCCATGCAGGGCCTGGGCAGCGGAGCCATCACGATCGCGGGCAGCGAGGATCTGAAGCGGCGTTATCTGCCAGATGTGGCCAGCGGCAAAAAAGTCGCGGCCTTCGCGCTCACCGAACCCGCCTCGGGTTCGGACGTGGCCAACATCGCTACCTCGGCTGTAGACATGGGCGACCATTATCTCGTCAATGGTGAAAAGACCTTCATTTCGAACGGCGGCATCGCCGATTTCTATTGCCTGTTCGTACGCACCGGCGAAGCTCCGGGTGCCCGTGGTCTGTCGGCTCTCGTGGTCGACGCCGACACCCCGGGCTTTGAAGTAGCCGAACGCATCGAAGTGATCGCGCCCCATCCCCTCGGCCGCATCACCTTCACCAACATGCGCGTACCCAAGGAAAACCTGATCGGCAAAGCCGGTGACGGGTTCAAGATCTCCATGGGCACCCTCGATATCTTCCGTTCGACAGTGGGAGCAGCCTCGCTCGGCTTCGCCCGCCGCGCCATGGACGAAGCCATCGCCCGCGCCAAGGGCCGCGAACTTTTCGGTGCACCCATGGCCGACATGCCATTGGTGCAGGCCCATATCGCCGACATGGCGGTGGATATCGACGCCAGCGCGCTTTTGATCTATCGCGCCGCCTGGACCAAGGATGTGCAAAAGACGCGGGTCACGCGCGAAGCCGCCATGGCCAAACTTTATGCCACCGAAGCAGCGCAGAAAGTCATCGATCAGGCAGTGCAGATCTGGGGTGGCCTTGGCGTCACCTCGGGCATTACGGTTGAAACGCTTTACCGTGAAATCCGTGCGCTGCGCATTTATGAAGGTGCATCGGATGTGCAAAAACTGGTGATCGCGCGACAGACACTGGCGGACTGAGTAAACGGCAACCTGGGGAGGTGTTGGGACATGGCAAGCGAGCAGACGGCATATCAGGATAGTTTCGTACGCGACCGGATCCCGGCTGCGGAGGCGCAGGCCGCGCTGTCGTTCACGCTGCCGGACCTGAACTATCCGGCCCGCTTGAACGGAGCGGTGGCCTTGATCGCCGACGCTCTGGCAGCCGGGCTCGGCGACAAACTCGCCGTCATCGGCAATGATCGTAGCCTGACCTATAACGAACTCGACGCCCTGTCGAACCGCATCGCCCATGTGCTGGTGGAAGACGCGGGGCTTAAGCCCGGCAACCGCGTGCTCATGCGCGGGCCGAACAATGCCATGATGACCGCATCCTGGTTCGGGGTTCTGAAAGCGGGCGGCATCGCCGTTGCCACCATGCCGTTGTTGCGCGCGGTGGAACTCAAGGCCATCATCGACAAATCGCAATCCACCATCGCCCTCTGCGACAGCCGGTTTCTGTCGGAGCTTGAGCTTGCCCGTGCGGAATTCCCCGTGCTCGCCCGCGTGCTGTCCTTTGGCGCGGGGGGTGAGCTTGACGCGCTCGCAGCAAAGAAGCCCGATGATTTCACCGTGGTCGATACAGCGGCGGACGATGTGGCGCTTCTCGCCTTCACCTCGGGCACCACCGGCAAGCCCAAGGGCTGCATTCATTTCCACCGCGACATTCTGGCCATGACCGATACCTTCGGCCGTCACGTGCTGAAACCCACGCCGGACGACGTCTTCACCGGTTCGCCGCCGATCGCCTTCACCTTCGGCCTCGGCGCGCTCATCGCGTTTCCGCTCCGCTTCGGCGCCACCACGGTGCTGCTCGAACAACCCTCTCCCGACGCCATCATGGAGGCCATCCACAAGCACGGCGTGACCACGCTGTTCACCGCGCCGACCATGTACAAGGGCCTCCTCAACCCCATGGCAGGCCGTGGCAAGGCCGCGCTCCGCAAATGCGTGTCGGCCGGGGAACATCTGCCGAAACCTGTGTGGGAAGACTGGCACGCCACCACCGGCATCAAGATCATCGACGGCATCGGCTCGACCGAGATGATTCATATCTTCATCTCGTCGGCAGGGGACGACATCCGCCCCGGCGCCACCGGCAAGGCAGTACCGGGCTACGAAGCCTGCGTGCTTGATGATAAATTCCAGCCGTTGCCGCCCGGCAATGTGGGCAAACTCGCGGTGCGCGGTCCCACGGCCTGCCGCTATCTCGATGACCCGCGCCAGCAGAACTACGCCCGGAATGGCTGGAACGTCACCGGCGACAGCTATCTGATGGATAAGGACGGCTATTTCTGGTTCCAGGCCCGTGACGATGACATGATCGTCTCGGCAGGCTATAACATCGGCGGCCCCGAGGTCGAGGAAGCGCTGCTTGCTCATGCTGCCGTTGCGGAATGCGCCGTGATCGCCTCGCCCGATCCCGAACGTGGCCAGATCGTCAAGGCGCTTGTGGTGCTCAACGACGGTCATACGCCCGGAGAGATCCTCGTCAAGGAGTTGCAGGACTTCGTCAAGGCGACCATCGCGCCCTATAAATACCCGCGCGCGGTGGATTTCGTCGGAAGCCTGCCGAAAACCGAGACGGGCAAAATTCAACGCTTTAAATTGCGCCAGCTCGAAATAGACCGACTGCGCCAAATGATTGAGGAGACTAAATAATGCAAATCCTTCTTCCCGCCGGTTGGCCGCGCCCCAAAGGCTATTCGAATGCCATCGCCGCCGAAGGCCGTGTCGTGTTCGTTGGTGGCCAGATCGGCTGGGACCCGCTCACCAACACGTTCGAGCAAAAGGATTTCCTCGGCCAGTTCCGGCAAACGCTTGAGACCACCAAGGCGCTTCTGGCCGAAGCCGGCGCGGGCCCCGAGCATATGACCCGCATGACCTGGTACATCACCGACAAACGCGCCTATCTCGACCAGGCCCGCGAAGTCGGAGCCGCCTACCGCGACATCATGGGCAAGAACTTCCCGGTCATGGCCGTCGTCGTCGTCGTCGCCCTCATGGAAGACGAAGCCATGATCGAAATCGAAACCACGGCTGTATTGCCCAAAGCCTGATAATTCTCCAAAACGTTAGAAGCCAAGGCCCGCTCCCCCACAAGCGGGCCTTATGCTTTTCAGACCACGCCCACACCCCCGTCATCGCGAGCCGCACAAGCGGCGCGGCGATCCAGCCTTCCCGTCGGCCCCACTGGATTGCCGCGGCTCCGCCTCGCAATGACGCTTTCTTGTCATCGCGAGCCGCGTCAGCGGCGTGGCGATCCAGTCTTCGGGGATGCCTCCGTCAAAAAAATATGCCTCCCACAGTAGGGTTCTTGTCAGTCAAACCGTATATATGGGCAATGGACCCGCTCTCACAGGAATAACAGGCGTAAGATGCAGACTGGAAATTTTGTAGGTTTTGTGAAGAAAAACAAAGTCGTGGCTCTGTCAATCCTGTGCCTTGCCATTGCTGGCGGGGTGGCCTGGACGGCGTTTGGCAAGGCCGAGGGTGAGCGCGCGGCGCGGTCAGCGACCTTGCTTGAAGTCACCAAAGGCAGCATCGAGGAAACCGTGACCGCGCAGGGCAAGCTCGAGCCCAAGGAATTTGTGGACGTCGGCACTCAGGTGTCGGGTCAGCTCAAGCATATTCTGGTGGATATCGGCGGCACGGCGAAAAAAGGCGATCTGCTCGCCGAAATTGATCCGCGCATATACACCGCCAAGGTGGAAGGCGACCAGGCCAACCTGAATGCGCTTGAGGCCCAGCTTGGCCAGCAGGCGGCGCAGCGCGATCTTGCGCGGCAGAAAAATGCCCGCAACGAACGCCTGATCGCCGCCAAGGCCATCAGCCAGGAAGCGCTCGAACAAAGCCGGGCCGAACTGCGGGTGGCGGAAAACAGCTACAAGGCATTGCAGGCCCAGATCAAACAGGCGGCCTCGACGCTGACGGGCAGCCGCACCAATCTTGAATATACCAAGATCTATGCCCCGATTGACGGCACGGTGGTGTCGCAAACGGCGCGCGCGGGTCAGACCCTGAACGCCAATCAACAGGCACCGATTATTCTTCAGGTTGCCAATCTCGATGTCATGACCGTGCGCGTGCAGGTGGCCGAAGCGGATGTGAGCCGTTTGCAGCCCGGCATGAAGATGTATTTCACCACGCTCGGCATGATGGACAAACGCTGGAAAGGCACCGTACGTCAAATCCTGCCGACGCCGGAAACGGTCAATGACGTGGTGCTGTATATCGTTCTTGTGGACGTCGACAACCGCGAGCGTCAGTTGCTGACCGGCATGAGCACGCAGGTCTTTTTTGAAATCGGCAATGCCCGTGACGTGTTGACGGTGCCGGTGGCTGCGCTCGGCCGTCATGTGTCGTCGAAGGACAGCGAGCAGGGCAAAGCTTACATGGTCACAGTGGTGGGCGAGGATGGCCCTGAAAAACGCCTGATCCATGTGGGCCTGCAGAACCGTACCGAGGCTGAAGTACGCTCGGGCCTGAAACTTGGCGAGAAGGTCGAACCCATGCTGGCCGCTCAATCCGGTGGTCCGCGTAAGGGCGGTGGTCAGCCGCGCATGCGGGGGCCGATGCTGTGAACAAACCCATAGTCGATGCCCTGCAGGTGGCCGAACCGCTGCTGAGCCTGCAATCGATTACCCGCAGCTATCAAAGCGGCGAGACGGTCATCCGCGCCCTTGACGGCGTCGGGCTCTCTATTCGTCCGGGCGAGTTCGTGGCCATCATGGGTCAATCGGGGTCGGGCAAATCGACCTTGATGAATATTCTCGGCTGTCTCGATCAGCCGACCAGCGGCAGCTATCGGGTCAATGGACGCGAGGCGGCGGATCTCGATGCCGATGAACTGGCATCACTGCGGCGGGAAACCTTCGGGTTTATTTTTCAGCGCTATAATCTGCTTGCCACCGACACCGCGTCCGAGAATGTGGAAATTCCTGCCGTTTATGCGGGTATGTCGCGGGAAGACCGGCGCGCGCGGGCGCAAAGCCTGCTCGGCCGCCTCGGTCTTGGCGACCGCACCACGCATCGGCCGTCGGAACTGTCGGGTGGTCAGCAGCAGCGTGTGGCCATCGCCCGCGCGCTGATGAACGACGCCCCGGTCATTCTTGCCGACGAACCAACCGGCGCGCTCGACAGCCGTAGTGGTGTTGAAGTTCTCGATCTCCTGAAGGAACTTCACGCCGAAGGCAAAACCATTCTGCTCATCACCCATGATCAGGCGGTGGCCGATCATGCCGAACGCATCGTTGTCCTGCGCGACGGCCGCATCATCGAAGACGGGCCGAACCCGAAATATGTTGTGCCCGCCCGCCCAGCCGCGCTTCAGGCCAAGCCGCGTCCAGCGCATCTCGGCTCCGGCATCGATACCGCCACGGCGGTGAGGGAGGCTGTGCATACGGCGTTCCGGTCGCTCCACTCCAATATTTTCCGCACGGCGCTGACGCTGCTTGGCATCATCATCGGCGTCGCGGCGGTGATCGCCATGCTGGCCATTGGCGATGGCAGCAAGCAAAAAGTGCTGACCCAGATGAGCGCCATGGGCACCAATCTCATGAATGTGCGGCCGGGCGCTCCGGGCATCCGCAATTCGGGGGATATCGTCTCCCTAGTGCCTGCTGACGCCGACGCCATTGCAGCGCTTCCGAATGTGGGCGCCGTTGTGGC harbors:
- a CDS encoding YncE family protein, translated to MKFKSIILAAASCLMAAGPLSAETLLYRVERTVMLPSSNTGWDYIKFQPGTNRLFMARADDGLTLYDVDSQSAVATIENSKDANGPLLLPDYNRGYIAMTDGSLLSIDLQTLKPIARVKLDANGGLNSAVYDPATKRVHAITSTRAKEATWYTLDAKTGQQIGKTVFPFRKMDDPAHDGKGRLFAPARYDQIILTLDSKTLAEKARWTVGCNVSKVRYQAATNRILAACGGDKAAFLALDADSGRELARIPIGKGIDGFSIDEQRHRIVTSNGSDGTLTVIQQNSADDYQLLGTVATRVGARMSAMDERSGKLYLVNADFTQPPAGADGKMPDEVYHPDSFVVMTYSPD
- a CDS encoding carboxymuconolactone decarboxylase family protein, yielding MLDWVAYKKELMARMGELGKLSPDTLAGYQVLSGAGAKTGHLDAKTRELIGLAVAVTTRCDGCITFHSKAALTQGATREEIAEALGVAIALNAGAALVYSARVMDAVEAHQKA
- a CDS encoding DHCW motif cupin fold protein, with product MKIPHTGLEVIDWDEVPAVRYPGETASADWRSREVPGLRVRRVDYAAGYLADHWCNRGHVIHVLTGTLTVELRDGREFHLKPGMSWIVADHGDAAHRTRTRDGAEVFIVD
- a CDS encoding Lrp/AsnC family transcriptional regulator encodes the protein MRPVFLMIKCDLGKAYDVANALVDTIEEVSEVYSTSGQYDLLAKFNLEDGQDIGRFVCEQVQVVPHIKDTFTLISFKVFTG
- a CDS encoding bifunctional salicylyl-CoA 5-hydroxylase/oxidoreductase, with amino-acid sequence MKIVCIGAGPSGLYFAISMKLRNPDHDVTVIERNKPNDTFGWGVVFSDETMDNLRRNDPVSAEVILDNFAHWDDIDVHVKGKVVTSGGHGFCGIGRMRLLNLLQDRARELGVKLEFETEFELADIETKYADADLVIASDGLNSKIRNSDHAVFQAEVDMRANKFVWLGTHKIFEAFTFIFKETEHGWIWVHAYRFDKDTSTFIVECQPHVYDALGFATMSQEENCRFLEELFAEHLDGNELLSNAKHIRGSAWINFPRVVCGNWRNGRVVLLGDAAHTAHFSIGSGTKLGLEDAMKLAEVLHSGMDLDTGLKHYQDVRHLEVLKIQNAARNSMEWFEEIDRYLTMQPEQFAYSLLTRSQRVSHENLRKRDQIWLQGYEKWFAEHAAGHELQQHTPPMFTPFKLRGMELQNRIVVSPMCMYSAEDGTPNDFHLAHYAARAQGGAGLIYTEMTDVSESARITPGCAGLYTDEHETAWKRIVDYVHTHSDAKFAIQLSHAGPKGSTKIGWEGYDVALDQDNWELLAPSPIAWSPENQTPREMTRADMDAVKADFVAAAKRAEAAGFDMIELHAGHGYLLSAFISPLTNKRSDEYGGSLENRLRYPLEVFRAIRAVWPEQKPMSVRISATDWVGEEGITADDAVAVARAFTAAGADIIDVSAGQTSTRAKPVYGRMFQTPFSDRIRNEAGIATLAVGNIFEIDHVNSILAAGRADLCCLARPHLVEPFWTLKAAIQQNYRGVRIPPQYLSGFEQYERNLSRG
- a CDS encoding SDR family NAD(P)-dependent oxidoreductase, giving the protein MSISPLDGKHAVVTGGGTGIGAAVAERLAALGARVTLMARNRDRLTEKAQAIGNAQAVAVDITDADAVTAAFAEAEKSFGPVDILVNNAGAAVAVPFHKLSLDDWNKTITVNLNGTFHCIRAVYDGMRTRGSGRIINVASTAGLTGYAYVSAYTAAKHGVIGLTRSLALELATKGVTVNAVCPGYTETEIVRSAIDNIVAKTGRSEAEARAELTARNPQGKMVQPQEVASAVAWLALPEQAAITGQAIAVAGGEVM
- a CDS encoding MarR family winged helix-turn-helix transcriptional regulator, which encodes MASALDIIEEKVKAVPESKQSLRLWLRLLTCSSMIEERMRHMLKTKFDTTLPRFDLMAALFRADGAGVTMGELSRWLMVSNGNVTGVAERLEKEGLILRTPSPTDRRTQIVTLTPVGRAAFELWAVEHENWITGLLGDLDAEDMDLLMGLLAKAKSSVVRHDEEQD
- a CDS encoding enoyl-CoA hydratase family protein; its protein translation is MENFDVSDMAAAQDYAPKHFLWEVTDGVALLTLNRPERKNPITFQSYGEMRDLFRALVYRDDIKAVVITGAEGNFSSGGDVHDIIGPLTKMDMKQLLRFTRMTGDLVKAIRNCPQPVIAAIDGICAGAGAAISMAADMRLGTADSKTAFLFTRVGLAGCDMGACTILPRIIGVGRASELLFTGRAMGGEEAERWGWLNRLVAKDTLLADALKLARQLADGPNFGHSMTKTAINHQWSMSLEMAIEAEAQAQAICMQTQDFTRAYNAFVAKEKPKFEGN